The Rhineura floridana isolate rRhiFlo1 chromosome 8, rRhiFlo1.hap2, whole genome shotgun sequence genome includes a region encoding these proteins:
- the RASD2 gene encoding GTP-binding protein Rhes translates to MMKTMSSGNCTLNVPAKNSYRMVVLGASRVGKSSIVSRFLNGRFEDQYTPTIEDFHRKVYNIRGDMYQLDILDTSGNHPFPAMRRLSILTGDVFILVFSLDNRESFDEVKRLQQQILEVKSCLKNKTKETGDLPMVICGNKNDHGELYRQVRSEEAEKLVSSDENCAYFEVSAKKNTNVNEMFYVLFSMAKLPHEMSPALHRKISVQYGDTFHQKSFKIHRVKEADAYGMISPFARRPSVNSDLKYIKSKVLREGQTREREKCTIQ, encoded by the exons ATGATGAAGACTATGTCCAGTGGGAACTGCACCTTGAATGTGCCAGCCAAAAACTCCTACCGCATGGTTGTGCTGGGAGCCTCCAGGGTGGGCAAAAGCTCCATCGTCTCACGGTTTCTCAATGGCCGCTTTGAGGACCAGTACACGCCCACCATTGAAGATTTCCATCGCAAAGTCTACAACATTCGGGGAGACATGTATCAGCTAGACATCTTGGATACATCTGGGAATCATCCATTCCCTGCCATGAGGAGACTGTCCATACTCACAG GAGATGTTTTTATCCTTGTGTTCAGTTTGGATAACAGAGAATCCTTTGATGAGGTCAAGAGGCTCCAGCAGCAGATTCTTGAAGTCAAATCATGCCTGAAGAACAAGACCAAGGAAACAGGTGACCTACCCATGGTGATCTGTGGCAACAAGAACGATCATGGCGAACTCTACCGCCAGGTTCGCTCTGAGGAAGCTGAGAAACTAGTCTCCAGTGATGAGAACTGTGCCTACTTTGAAGTCTCAGCCAAGAAGAACACCAATGTGAATGAGATGTTCTATGTCCTTTTCAGCATGGCAAAGCTGCCCCATGAGATGAGTCCTGCTCTTCACAGGAAGATCTCAGTCCAGTATGGTGACACTTTCCACCAAAAATCCTTCAAGATACACAGGGTCAAAGAGGCAGATGCCTACGGCATGATATCCCCCTTTGCTCGCAGGCCCAGTGTTAACAGCGACCTCAAATACATCAAATCCAAAGTCCTCAGAGAAGGGCAAACAAGGGAAAGAGAGAAATGCACTATTCAATGA